GTATACCGGAAAATTTCAAGACGTGAAATTTCTGGTAGTATGAACTTTCCGGTAGTTTTACTGGAAATTTGTAGCTTGAAATTTCCGTTAGTTAATTTTGTTAtgtcaaaaatttcaaaattgaagtttccagtactttattttttttgaaagagggatgaaaaaaataaacaactctTTAACTTATTCAATGGCCAATAAAAATTTTCTTGACGTTCACAATGCATATAACCAAATGCAACGTTGAATATCAATCTAGTTGAAGATGTGGAAATATTTTCAACAAGTATGGTTActattgtttgaaatatttTCCACGTGACGTTTAATATTACACTTGCTTATATGAATTGTGAACATCAAGAAAAATTTTGTTGGACATTGGCGATGTTAAAATAGTTGTTTGTTTTTTACATATCTATTTCAACCAAAAAAACatccaagaaaaaaaatttacgcaccgaaaattttaaattttttagtagaataaaattaattacatgaaatttcaaaacacaaatttttagtagaataaaaataactacCAAAATTTTCAATACACAAAATTTTCGATAATATAAATAGAGTACCGAAAATTTTTCGGCGGAAAAATTCATGGTATTAGAAATTTCTCGACTTAGAGATTTTCGGTATACAAATTATaccaaaaattgtaaaataatttaatttcaaaattttctttcttttattgaatgaaaataaaagagacaaaattatattttttatattttgaatggGTATAAGTTCAATTATGAaatacaaaattcaattttcttcattttatttatagtgTTATCATTGTTACCTTCAGAAAAAAATGGAAACCCAAAAAATCCAAACccaaaaaatccaaacaaattgAACTCCAAATATCcataaattcattttcttcatcATCCCAAACAAAATGAAACTCAAGAAAAGTTCAAAATGTCATACATTTCTCGTTAGTGTTTCTCTTTCACTGAAATACTTTTCAAATAAccaaccaaattaaaataaataattgcaatacattaacaaaacaaaagctcattttttcttttactgAAAACCAAAAGAGGAATAGAAAAAAGGAAAGTTTTTCTCTTTGTTTGAGTTCCaagatttatattatatttttttgggttTCAATTTTTGGTTGGTTTTTTATTTGGAATTTTTAAAGGGTGAGATATGATATGAAAGTCTGGTTTAATTTGTTCTTTGTTTTACATATGGCTTTTCAAATTGTTCTTGTTTGTGGTTTGATTTTGTGAATGGACATTAACCATAGAGAGGAAAGATGAtgttggatgaaaatttaaaatgaaaaagaagataataaagaagatgataaataaaaaaattgaatcatcTAAGTTTGAATAGACATAAGATGAGGAAGAGGATGAAAATTATAGAACCCTAACAAACACACACATCTTTTAACGAAAACAATGAAAAAGGACAACGATGTAATGGGCTATAACTTTAAACATTTTGATAATTATATTGATGTCTAACATATataatttaagatataaaagtgtttaatatttatatcttaaaCATTAAAATgtcataaataataaaaatatcttaagAGACCATAAAAAAaccttaaataataaaaatatcttagCATTTATAACTTAAGATACTAATAAGATTATAAATGTTGAATGAACCTAAAGTCTTCCTTCAGATCCCCTCACCttaagttttgttaaaaaacagTTAAGACTATAGTAAactttaaagataaataaattaaaataaagaaaaaatatatataactttgCCTATGGGTGGCAAAATCGGGTTAACCCGAGAAAATATTGGGGCCAGTCTCGGGTTCTTCACGAATGTGAGTCCAGTTCTCGGTTCTCGCATTGTTCAGAGTGTCGTGGAGGTTTCGAAAATGGCGTGGCTAATCTCCACGAGCTTCACAGTTCCTTTATGCGTAAACAAGGTACACTTTCTCTCTATACACATAACCGTATTTGATTATGAATTCCCGAACTTCACTTTCAACTTTCCGTTACAATATACTTTTTGTGTTGCGTAGTTATTTATCTAACATTTGAATTACTTTCCACCAGGGAGTGCATGAATTAGATTCTGCTATGACTAAACTTTCAAAGAAAGCAACAATTACTACAGGTTTTCTTTTCAACCTCCCCCTTAATACTTCAGAGTTCAAAGCATGTTTATTTGTGAACCTGTTCCCTCTTTTTGCTCTTTAACTGttttttataactttgattttcTTGGTCTTGGTGTATTATACTCGTTTCTTTAACTCCAAAATAATTATGGTTGCTTACTACATAATCTAAAGCTCACTTCCACGGTTTTGGAGTTTTCCCCCTAGTAATCGGAAATGGTTCTAAATTGCAGTTGCTATTACTATATGGACTTAAAATTGCACCAAATGCGGCCATAATTGCATCTGTGATGCTGTTGCAGAGACCTCTAAAATCTTTATATTGCGGCTACTATTAGGGTTGTGGACCACAATTTAGAATCATTATCAGAATGTGAAATTACCGGGTAGTATTCATTAATatgttgaaaatttgaaattaaatttgcaGCCAGCGTAGTCATTTTTTTGGGTGGTCATGTTGACTTCTTGGAAGTAAATTAGTTAATGTTAGTGTGGAATTGCTGCTAACATTTAACTGGTTAAGTTGGATTAGAGTTCTGAATCTTCATCTTAACATGTTTTTTGATGTTCAGCTAAACAACATGTGTGTAGAGGGTGTTATAAATATCTAGGTTATAGAGGGAGGTCATTCCTGGGGaagaaattgaacaaaataagAGGATACCAAAAAAGAAAAGTCATATCTTGTGAAAAAAGGCGAAGCTTTACAAATCTCATGCTTCCCAAATCCCAACTCTTTGAAAAATAAGTGGAGGATGGACATCTTATTTTAAATCTGCTTTCTCTACACACACACTCATACTGTAGGCTAGATTGGTAATGTTGTTTGTTGAGTGTATTTTTTTGCAAATTTGTTAATTGTAGTGTggtggatgctcaagatttcAGAATTATCCAGGGTCCAATCTTGGTGGAGTTAATTTTCCCTTCTAGATCTCTGTTACCCTCTCTCTTccattatgatttttgtttatttatgtcaAGCATTATGAGATTCTGTGGCCAATACAAGAAATTGTAAAGTAGAAATGAAAACTTGATGATTTTATCATGTTTGTAAGTGTAGAAAGATATTCATGTGCATGTAAGTGTATTATACATATATTTGTGCTAGCTTCAACTTCTACTCTAGGATTAAGACACAGGAAAATAAATGGCAGATTTTTTGGGAATGTTTTGAGTTTTGAATACTTGCATCATGGTTGTCCTTAGCCTTTCTAATCTGACAATGTAAGTTATATTTGCAGCACAAAATATTATAGGATCTTGTAGCTCAAATAAACACACATTATTCGTGGAAGGAAGCGGAAGCTGTCAGCGTTGCTTGATTTCATTGGCAAGATTTCTACATGACAGTTACTCTTCTAAAGAGGATGTAAATTATTGTGCTAAAATAGTTATATCTGGTTATTGGGTGGGCCCTGATGCTGATGATGGGTGGGGATTTGTGGAAGCTATTATTGATCAAATAACTTGATCTTGTTTGTTTTGGATAAGAGTTAATTTTGCTTAATTTATCATAGGTAAGCTGACcactatttctattttttaaaggTTCCACAAACTAACCAGTTTTTTGGGGGGGAAATTGAGATTATCATACATAAACGGATACTGGAGAGGCATAAGTATTTTAGAACATAATTAGCTCAGTGTGCACGTGTTGATTTGTGAATTATTTTAGAGATCACGTCTGTATCTGtaattgaccaagattgaacaTAGTGAAAACACTGTCTTGCCTTGCAGATATACCTTTGATTGCAGTGACCGTGCCATTTTTCAACCATAGTGAATTCGAGTCAAGGGAAGATATTACTCACAGAACAAAACTCTGGATATTAGTCCTTGActtggttttgattgatttcTGGTGTTTGTAGTCAATATCTTTAATCTCGCGCAAATGATATCTTTGGTTGAGTAAGACTTAACCCCAAATAGTGTGTATAATTTCAATCAATCCAtacaatgaaataattaaagtttGACTACTCAAACTTATGTACACAATGCACCAAATGGTATACATAAGCAAGATCAACGCATGTGCAGGTTGCTTAATACATTATACTGAAAAGATTGATCACAGGCGAACATGTCAATAGTTTTTTATGGAAGGGTTGAATCTATGACCTCATCAAGCCAATTATCACTCTACTGAATTGCTTTTGTGATTCGGACAATAATATCATACCTATCTTTTACTAAATTCGTCCAGTTTTTATTGTTTTGCATTAGCTTATTATTTTCAGAATTTGTGTGTATGTGGGTTAAAGTTTAAGTCTCTCAGATCTTATCAGTCGAGTCTTGTATTGAAAATTCTGAATCCATCCAATTGCATCATCAGTCCTGAAAAAGAGGTTTGCCATATGATTGGTTACAACTTACAAGTGTCACTCCCTGTTCCCTCAAAAGGAATGCTATGCAGGTAGGTATGAATCTCGATACCGCAATTTCATGGATGGAGCCAATGGGAACAGTGTTCCAACCGTGGAAATCATCCTATGTTTTGAATCAATTTGACATAATAAACTAATACTCTTGTGTCTCATTTGTCTTTTTCTCcgtattaaattatttgtcataatacaatatcaatataatattaattatttttttttattaatatattcttatttattgtatattaactcatcaaacttttcaactaaaacttatatattttttttattatgaaaataa
The genomic region above belongs to Cicer arietinum cultivar CDC Frontier isolate Library 1 chromosome 4, Cicar.CDCFrontier_v2.0, whole genome shotgun sequence and contains:
- the LOC105851871 gene encoding uncharacterized protein isoform X2; this encodes MGGKIGLTRENIGASLGFFTNVSPVLGSRIVQSVVEVSKMAWLISTSFTVPLCVNKGVHELDSAMTKLSKKATITTAQNIIGSCSSNKHTLFVEGSGSCQRCLISLARFLHDSYSSKEDVNYCAKIVISGYWVGPDADDGWGFVEAIIDQIT
- the LOC105851871 gene encoding uncharacterized protein isoform X1, coding for MGGKIGLTRENIGASLGFFTNVSPVLGSRIVQSVVEVSKMAWLISTSFTVPLCVNKGVHELDSAMTKLSKKATITTVWWMLKISELSRVQSWWTQNIIGSCSSNKHTLFVEGSGSCQRCLISLARFLHDSYSSKEDVNYCAKIVISGYWVGPDADDGWGFVEAIIDQIT